The Candidatus Neptunochlamydia vexilliferae genome segment TGGAGCTGGAACTGGAGGAAGACATGGGATTCTCCTTGGGTTGGAGGGGGTTTTATTTTATGAAAAATCAATTTATAGAACGATTAAATATTTTAGCAAGTAGATTTTCGATCAAGAGATTAAAACCAAAGAGATCTCTAGTCATAACGTCCTCGCTACAGCCTCGAGGTTTATTCGCCAACAGCTCTTCGAAGTGTTCTTGATACAAAGTTGTTTAGACTCTCGCCTTCTTCTTTTGCTGCTATGTCGATTTTAGCATGCAGCTCTGGAGAGATTCTGAGATTAAACTTCCCAGAGTAGGGTTTATCAGGTTTTTCTCCCCGCTGTTTGCAAAACTCTA includes the following:
- a CDS encoding type II toxin-antitoxin system HicB family antitoxin, with translation MKYKGYLGDVTYDDDAEIFHGSVVGIKDVVTYQGRSVDELKQAFKDSVNDYLEFCKQRGEKPDKPYSGKFNLRISPELHAKIDIAAKEEGESLNNFVSRTLRRAVGE